The proteins below are encoded in one region of Tsuneonella sp. CC-YZS046:
- a CDS encoding LysR family transcriptional regulator, whose amino-acid sequence MPLETKQLRYAVLAAETRSFSRAAALLRIKQATLSRNVLLLEHRLGVKLFERRTRGAIVTPEGLPIIATARRILTDVECLQTRARAMRNGDAGELTIGFCSSLTAGDLRFAIVEFQRRFPDVRLNGVERDRGFLHHALHAGMIDLAVVTGDLGDPGVKRRPLWSERVLVALPDEHPLIDAERIYWHDLRRQTFVLGTQDPGPDLMRLLQARLAEPGYQPDVEIQDVSRENVLAMVSAGWFLTLVSESALGVNHPGIIFREVHEPTGQARIDYGCYWRTDDTSPALRRFLGLIRERYPDA is encoded by the coding sequence GTGCCACTGGAAACGAAACAATTGCGCTACGCAGTGCTCGCTGCGGAAACCAGGAGCTTTTCACGGGCGGCGGCGCTGCTGCGGATCAAACAGGCGACGCTCAGCCGCAACGTCCTGCTTCTCGAACACCGCCTGGGCGTAAAATTGTTCGAGCGCCGGACGCGCGGCGCGATCGTGACACCAGAGGGCTTGCCGATCATCGCCACCGCTAGGCGTATATTGACCGACGTCGAGTGTCTCCAAACGCGAGCGCGCGCCATGCGGAATGGCGATGCGGGTGAACTGACCATCGGCTTTTGCAGTTCACTGACCGCAGGCGATCTGCGTTTCGCAATCGTCGAGTTTCAACGCCGGTTTCCCGATGTGCGGCTAAATGGCGTCGAACGGGATCGCGGTTTTCTGCACCATGCGCTTCACGCCGGGATGATCGATCTTGCCGTCGTCACCGGCGACCTTGGCGATCCTGGCGTCAAACGCCGTCCACTCTGGTCCGAGCGGGTGCTCGTCGCCCTGCCTGACGAACATCCGCTAATCGATGCCGAGAGAATCTACTGGCATGATCTGCGTCGCCAGACCTTCGTCCTCGGCACGCAGGATCCTGGCCCTGACCTGATGCGGTTGCTTCAGGCCCGTCTCGCGGAACCGGGCTATCAGCCCGACGTGGAGATCCAGGATGTCAGCCGTGAGAATGTTCTGGCGATGGTGTCCGCAGGCTGGTTTCTGACATTGGTTTCGGAATCGGCGCTGGGCGTCAATCATCCGGGCATCATCTTCCGCGAGGTTCATGAGCCGACTGGCCAGGCCCGGATCGACTATGGCTGTTATTGGCGCACCGACGACACGAGCCCTGCGCTGCGTCGGTTTCTCGGACTCATCCGTGAGCGCTACCCGGATGCCTGA
- the trbL gene encoding P-type conjugative transfer protein TrbL: MNDTGVINTFLDTFNNYIDSGFGLLGGEVAFLSTTLIVIDITLAGLFWAWGADEDVMHRLVKKVLYVGFFAFVIGNFSALAGIVFDSFAGLGLKASGSAISLADFMKPGSVAAAGFNAGEPLLEAAGELTGPVGLFTNFVQIAILLIAWVIILIAFFIISVQLFVTLIEFKLTTLAGFVLLPFALFNKTAFLAEKVLGNVVASGIKVLVLAVIVGIGTGLFAQFESAFGEMPTAEQAMSVALAALALLGLSIFGPGIATGLVSGAPQLGAGAAVGTALAAGGMAVGGAMGARMAASGAASAIGGGMKAGAAAARGGSFAAGAAASSYSVGSIGKTGASAVAGGLSAVGQAAASGAAKAAMAPIKSAASKAGDSVKSSFRSGARAGFGATGGTISGGAGASSGASATAAPAASSSGGGSPPAWAQSMKRQQALQRGVTSVTHAVRSGDRGGGGMSPDIKQKD, translated from the coding sequence ATGAATGATACCGGCGTCATCAACACCTTCCTCGACACCTTCAACAATTACATCGACAGCGGCTTCGGGCTGCTCGGCGGCGAGGTCGCGTTCCTCTCGACCACGCTGATCGTCATCGACATCACGCTCGCCGGTTTGTTCTGGGCCTGGGGCGCCGATGAGGACGTAATGCACCGGCTGGTGAAGAAGGTGCTTTATGTCGGCTTCTTCGCCTTCGTCATCGGTAATTTCTCCGCGCTTGCCGGCATCGTCTTCGACAGTTTCGCCGGGCTTGGCCTCAAAGCCAGCGGCTCTGCGATCAGCCTTGCCGATTTCATGAAGCCGGGAAGCGTCGCGGCCGCTGGGTTCAACGCCGGCGAGCCATTGCTCGAAGCGGCGGGAGAACTGACTGGCCCGGTCGGGCTCTTCACCAATTTCGTCCAGATCGCGATCCTGCTGATCGCCTGGGTTATCATCCTCATCGCGTTTTTCATCATCAGCGTGCAGCTCTTCGTCACGCTGATCGAGTTCAAGCTGACCACTCTGGCGGGCTTCGTGCTGCTGCCGTTCGCCCTGTTCAACAAGACGGCGTTCCTCGCTGAAAAGGTGCTCGGCAATGTCGTTGCCTCCGGCATCAAGGTGCTGGTCCTCGCCGTCATCGTCGGAATCGGGACGGGCCTTTTCGCCCAGTTCGAGAGCGCCTTCGGGGAGATGCCGACCGCCGAACAGGCCATGTCGGTCGCGCTTGCGGCGCTGGCGCTGCTCGGTCTTTCCATCTTCGGTCCGGGCATCGCGACCGGCCTTGTCTCAGGCGCACCCCAGCTGGGCGCTGGCGCTGCCGTCGGAACGGCGCTGGCCGCAGGCGGCATGGCGGTGGGCGGCGCCATGGGCGCCCGAATGGCGGCCTCCGGCGCGGCGTCCGCGATCGGCGGCGGGATGAAGGCGGGAGCAGCCGCCGCGCGCGGCGGTTCCTTCGCGGCTGGCGCGGCCGCCAGCAGCTATAGCGTCGGCTCGATTGGCAAAACCGGGGCAAGCGCGGTTGCAGGCGGTCTCTCCGCCGTAGGGCAAGCTGCCGCAAGCGGAGCGGCGAAGGCGGCGATGGCCCCGATCAAGAGCGCGGCTTCCAAAGCCGGGGACAGCGTCAAATCCAGCTTCCGTTCCGGCGCGCGTGCCGGCTTCGGCGCAACAGGCGGCACGATCTCGGGCGGCGCTGGAGCTTCGAGCGGCGCGTCCGCCACTGCGGCGCCCGCCGCTTCTTCCTCTGGCGGAGGATCACCGCCCGCCTGGGCGCAGTCAATGAAGCGCCAGCAGGCGCTGCAACGCGGCGTCACCTCCGTCACCCATGCGGTGCGCTCCGGGGATCGCGGCGGCGGCGGCATGTCGCCCGACATCAAGCAAAAGGATTGA
- a CDS encoding helix-turn-helix transcriptional regulator, giving the protein MEDDLLKEIGDQLRRARQAARLTQEQVADLAGISRPRYRDIETGAAAARATTLINIARAVGLEMMLVPQAVAPAVAALLHPETDDDRPAFSPQPEER; this is encoded by the coding sequence ATGGAAGACGACCTGTTAAAAGAGATCGGCGATCAGCTTCGGCGGGCGCGGCAGGCCGCGCGGCTGACCCAGGAACAAGTCGCTGATCTCGCCGGCATATCACGCCCGCGCTATCGCGACATTGAGACAGGGGCAGCGGCGGCGCGCGCCACGACATTGATCAACATCGCCCGGGCGGTCGGCCTTGAGATGATGCTGGTGCCCCAGGCGGTGGCGCCGGCCGTGGCGGCGCTCTTGCATCCGGAGACAGACGATGATCGCCCAGCCTTCAGCCCGCAACCGGAAGAGCGGTGA
- a CDS encoding TrbI/VirB10 family protein, with product MTGEHDPRAKGEGPESEDEAGVAAPVDGASDDAPQQATEEDRPLQGPPLADPAGFRLRGEPPRVMRLSRKAMAILGGAGALAVGGALTFALQSRDRSGPEELYNTDSRAVTEQVATGPRDYSQLPPGVPQLGDPLPGDLGGPILAAQQGDPTGIPGDPSAAGPQGLTPEELAAQRAAQEQEAAIASRLFLGGQAGASAQAAGAPASMPGLDLADLGAATPTVPEPADGPNMQRAKRDFVERGPEGRTLNSGRLVDPVSPHIVQAGSVIAAALITGIRSDLPGQVTAQVTQSVYDSPTGRTLLIPQGSRLIGDYDAEVAFGQRRVLLVWNRLILPDGRSIILDRQPTGDPSGYAGLEDKVNEHWGGILRAAGLSTLLSIGAELGTDSDDDIARAIRDGGQNTINQAGQDIVRRQLNIQPTLTVRPGYPVRVLVSRDLVLAPWRQTR from the coding sequence ATGACCGGCGAGCATGATCCCCGCGCCAAGGGTGAAGGGCCGGAAAGCGAAGATGAGGCTGGCGTCGCGGCGCCGGTCGATGGCGCATCGGATGACGCACCGCAGCAGGCGACCGAGGAGGACCGCCCCCTGCAAGGGCCGCCTCTGGCTGATCCCGCGGGGTTCAGGCTGCGCGGTGAACCGCCTCGCGTCATGCGCCTTTCGCGCAAGGCCATGGCGATCTTGGGCGGCGCCGGGGCGCTTGCCGTCGGCGGCGCGCTCACCTTCGCGTTGCAGAGCCGTGATCGCAGCGGCCCGGAAGAGCTTTACAATACCGATAGCCGCGCCGTGACCGAGCAGGTCGCGACCGGACCGCGCGATTACAGCCAATTGCCGCCTGGCGTGCCGCAGCTTGGTGATCCGCTTCCGGGCGATCTCGGCGGCCCCATACTCGCCGCCCAGCAGGGCGATCCGACTGGCATTCCGGGCGATCCCTCCGCCGCCGGCCCGCAGGGACTGACGCCAGAGGAACTGGCGGCCCAGCGCGCCGCGCAGGAGCAGGAAGCCGCCATCGCAAGCCGGCTGTTTCTGGGTGGCCAGGCCGGCGCCTCAGCTCAGGCGGCCGGAGCGCCTGCATCGATGCCTGGCCTCGATCTGGCCGACCTCGGAGCGGCGACGCCTACCGTTCCCGAACCCGCAGACGGCCCGAATATGCAGCGCGCGAAACGTGACTTCGTAGAGCGCGGCCCGGAAGGCAGAACGCTCAATAGCGGCCGTCTTGTCGACCCGGTCTCTCCCCATATCGTCCAGGCTGGCAGCGTCATCGCCGCGGCGCTTATCACCGGCATCCGTTCCGATCTTCCGGGGCAAGTCACCGCCCAGGTGACGCAAAGTGTCTATGACAGTCCGACAGGTCGTACCTTACTCATTCCGCAGGGATCACGGTTGATCGGCGATTATGATGCCGAGGTCGCCTTCGGCCAGCGCCGTGTCCTGCTAGTCTGGAATCGTCTCATCCTGCCCGATGGGCGCTCGATCATCCTTGATCGCCAGCCCACCGGCGATCCTTCCGGCTATGCCGGCCTTGAGGATAAGGTCAACGAGCATTGGGGCGGCATATTGCGTGCGGCAGGCCTCTCCACACTTCTCAGCATCGGCGCTGAACTGGGAACGGACTCCGATGATGATATCGCCCGCGCCATCCGTGACGGCGGGCAGAACACGATCAATCAGGCGGGTCAGGACATTGTCCGCCGTCAGCTCAACATCCAGCCCACACTCACAGTGCGGCCCGGCTATCCGGTCCGGGTCCTTGTGAGCCGTGACCTCGTGCTGGCGCCGTGGAGACAGACACGATGA
- a CDS encoding barstar family protein has translation MSGRSTPRTFVIDGSNIHDIPSFYDEINRVFMGGEDWKLGPSLDALDDMLYGGYGALQGSGPVVLIWRGMERNRTDLGVEATRAYYRAKMDAPDRYNVARINDDLAALERGEGATYFEIICEILAGHPRIEVRAES, from the coding sequence TTGAGCGGTAGGTCCACGCCTCGAACCTTCGTCATCGACGGAAGCAATATCCACGACATCCCGTCCTTCTATGACGAGATCAACCGCGTGTTCATGGGCGGTGAGGATTGGAAGCTGGGGCCGAGCCTCGATGCGCTCGATGACATGCTCTATGGCGGTTACGGCGCCTTGCAGGGGAGCGGCCCGGTCGTCCTGATCTGGCGGGGCATGGAGAGAAACCGGACCGATCTTGGGGTGGAAGCGACGCGCGCTTATTACCGCGCAAAAATGGACGCCCCTGATCGGTACAACGTCGCCCGCATCAATGACGATCTCGCTGCCTTGGAACGGGGCGAAGGCGCAACATATTTCGAGATCATCTGCGAGATCCTGGCCGGTCATCCCCGCATCGAGGTTCGAGCAGAAAGTTAG
- a CDS encoding DUF2274 domain-containing protein — translation MTKLKLGDLAEDKPVRLTIELPASVHRDLVDYGRVLAKSTGAAQPVSPVRLVAPMLERFMATDRGFSKARREITRPS, via the coding sequence ATGACCAAACTCAAGCTCGGAGATCTGGCGGAGGACAAGCCGGTCCGGCTCACCATTGAGTTGCCGGCCTCCGTCCACCGTGATCTTGTGGATTACGGGCGGGTGCTGGCGAAATCGACGGGTGCAGCGCAGCCGGTCAGCCCGGTGCGGCTGGTCGCACCCATGCTCGAACGGTTCATGGCGACGGATCGCGGGTTTTCGAAAGCGCGTCGTGAGATAACTAGGCCATCGTGA
- a CDS encoding type II toxin-antitoxin system HipA family toxin, producing MTALPTAEAITSLDVLLKDVKVGTIVRTPGDFSAFSLDPAYRATGGVPVLSLSLRSASGDLRKDPRPVSGALPAFFANLLPEDRLRAAMEKHHAGTVRAGNDFDLLAALGADLPGAVRVLPSDGQASVTTTASHGPRKARFSLAGVQMKLSVMKNAGKGGGLTLPLGDGEGQYIAKFPSTAFPGVSENEFANLALAEAIGMDVPERDLLSRDQFEGIPEEFDTLAEGQVLLVRRFDREAGGQRVHIEDFAQVFGLYPARKYDGAAFHDIASVLNVAISPFPALEFVRRLTLSVVMGNGDMHLKNWSLIYPGAGDTPALAPIYDMLSTVPYIPSDSLALSLGSERSFKALGPARWKAFANRARLPEPAVLKAVAETVQRIDAHWWTLPERDAVPAAVLERIDAHVKTMLPILTD from the coding sequence ATGACAGCCTTGCCAACCGCTGAGGCGATAACCTCCCTGGATGTGTTGCTGAAGGACGTGAAGGTCGGCACGATCGTCAGAACGCCCGGTGATTTCAGCGCCTTCAGCCTTGATCCGGCCTATCGCGCGACGGGCGGCGTTCCGGTTCTGAGCCTGTCCCTTCGCTCGGCATCAGGGGATTTGCGTAAAGACCCGCGTCCTGTCTCTGGCGCCTTGCCGGCCTTTTTCGCCAATCTCCTGCCCGAAGACCGTTTGCGCGCAGCGATGGAGAAGCACCACGCCGGCACTGTGCGGGCGGGCAATGATTTTGATCTCCTGGCGGCGCTCGGCGCTGACTTGCCCGGCGCTGTGCGTGTATTGCCCTCTGACGGACAAGCCAGCGTCACCACAACAGCCTCACATGGACCACGCAAGGCTCGTTTCTCATTGGCGGGCGTGCAAATGAAGCTCTCGGTGATGAAAAACGCCGGCAAGGGCGGCGGTCTGACGCTGCCGCTTGGTGATGGCGAAGGACAATATATCGCCAAGTTCCCGTCCACCGCCTTTCCTGGCGTATCGGAAAACGAATTTGCCAATCTCGCGCTTGCCGAAGCAATCGGGATGGACGTACCGGAGCGAGACCTCCTTAGCCGCGACCAGTTCGAGGGGATACCCGAAGAGTTTGATACGCTGGCCGAGGGACAAGTTCTCCTCGTTCGGCGTTTCGATCGCGAAGCCGGTGGGCAGCGTGTCCATATCGAGGATTTTGCGCAGGTTTTCGGTCTCTATCCTGCACGTAAATATGACGGTGCAGCCTTCCACGACATCGCATCGGTGCTGAACGTCGCGATCTCACCCTTCCCCGCGCTGGAATTCGTCCGGAGACTGACTCTCTCGGTTGTGATGGGCAACGGCGACATGCATCTCAAGAACTGGTCGTTAATCTATCCAGGTGCGGGGGACACCCCGGCACTGGCGCCGATCTACGACATGCTTTCAACGGTTCCCTATATTCCCTCAGATAGTCTGGCGCTGTCGCTTGGCAGTGAACGATCGTTCAAGGCACTGGGACCGGCCCGATGGAAGGCCTTCGCCAATCGGGCGAGGCTTCCAGAGCCTGCCGTGCTCAAAGCCGTTGCAGAGACAGTACAGCGCATCGACGCGCATTGGTGGACCTTGCCAGAACGCGACGCCGTTCCCGCAGCGGTGCTGGAGCGGATTGATGCGCATGTAAAAACCATGCTGCCGATCCTCACGGATTGA
- a CDS encoding FecR family protein — translation MAAPVGFGLPMTDREIREDDADDLLVEAADWLVCLTSGAATDDDAARLAAWRATSPAHEAAFREIAGVRNYAVAAKHNKKPAMVSRRAVLAGGGTAALAALTLGVARPPLGLWPSFAELTADHRTAIGQRYAFAPVNGVKVEMNSRTAISLLDTTRDGANGISLVVGEAFITAGERSAPFRVKAGAVEASTRRASFNVQRLDGGVRIACVDGEVTCRGGDQPIMLRANQQVFVAADGGTRRSEIDGAKATAWRRGLLIFEGASLAEVVDQINLYRSGKIVLANTALGRLEVNAIFHTNRIEEAVPQIEQLLNLRARHLAGGVVVMS, via the coding sequence ATGGCCGCGCCCGTTGGATTCGGATTGCCGATGACGGATCGGGAGATCCGTGAAGATGACGCCGACGACCTGCTCGTCGAAGCGGCCGATTGGCTCGTCTGCCTGACCTCCGGCGCAGCGACGGACGACGATGCCGCCCGGCTTGCGGCATGGCGCGCCACCAGCCCGGCGCACGAGGCCGCCTTTCGTGAGATTGCCGGCGTGCGCAATTACGCCGTCGCGGCGAAGCACAACAAGAAGCCCGCCATGGTGAGCCGCCGCGCTGTTCTGGCCGGCGGCGGCACGGCAGCGCTCGCCGCACTGACGCTGGGCGTCGCCCGACCGCCGCTCGGCCTCTGGCCTTCCTTTGCCGAGCTCACCGCGGACCACCGGACCGCAATCGGGCAGCGATACGCCTTTGCGCCCGTAAACGGCGTCAAGGTGGAGATGAATTCCCGCACCGCCATATCCCTGCTCGACACGACCCGCGACGGTGCAAACGGCATCAGTCTCGTGGTCGGCGAGGCCTTCATCACCGCCGGGGAACGCAGTGCGCCGTTCCGGGTGAAGGCAGGCGCAGTGGAGGCCTCGACACGGCGCGCCAGCTTCAACGTCCAGCGCCTCGATGGCGGCGTTCGCATCGCCTGTGTCGATGGAGAGGTAACATGCCGTGGAGGCGATCAGCCCATCATGCTGCGCGCCAATCAACAGGTGTTCGTCGCAGCCGATGGCGGAACACGTCGCAGCGAGATCGACGGCGCCAAGGCGACGGCCTGGCGGCGCGGCCTGCTGATCTTCGAAGGCGCTTCGCTGGCCGAAGTGGTCGACCAGATCAATCTCTACCGCTCGGGCAAGATCGTGCTCGCCAATACGGCGCTGGGCAGGCTTGAGGTCAATGCGATCTTCCACACCAACCGGATCGAGGAAGCCGTCCCGCAGATCGAGCAACTGCTGAACTTGCGCGCACGCCACCTTGCCGGCGGCGTGGTGGTGATGAGCTGA
- the trbF gene encoding conjugal transfer protein TrbF produces MFKRPSIRYGKAAEPETPYQRAAQVWDERIGSARVQARNWRLAAFGCLALSAGLAGGLVWQGARGTITPWIVEVDKLGQAQTVAPANADYRPSDPQIAFHLARFIEQVRGVPADPVIVRENWLRAYDFTTDRGAMALNDYARTNDPFANIGRVQVATEISSVIRASPDSFRVAWIERRYSDGSLAATERWSAILTITVQPPRDPERLRKNPLGVYVNAINWSKELGQ; encoded by the coding sequence ATGTTCAAGCGACCCTCCATTCGATACGGCAAAGCTGCGGAGCCGGAAACGCCGTACCAGCGCGCGGCGCAGGTCTGGGATGAGCGGATCGGCTCCGCCCGTGTCCAGGCCCGCAACTGGCGGCTCGCCGCCTTCGGCTGCCTGGCGTTGTCCGCCGGTCTCGCCGGCGGCCTTGTCTGGCAGGGCGCACGCGGCACGATCACGCCCTGGATCGTCGAGGTCGACAAGCTGGGGCAAGCCCAGACCGTCGCGCCCGCCAACGCCGACTATCGGCCGAGCGATCCCCAGATCGCCTTCCATCTGGCGCGTTTCATCGAGCAGGTTCGCGGCGTGCCCGCCGATCCGGTGATCGTGCGCGAGAACTGGCTGCGCGCCTATGACTTCACGACCGATCGCGGCGCCATGGCGCTCAATGATTATGCGCGCACGAATGATCCGTTCGCCAATATCGGCCGGGTTCAGGTCGCTACCGAAATCTCCAGCGTCATCCGGGCATCGCCCGACAGCTTCCGGGTCGCCTGGATCGAGCGCCGCTATTCTGACGGCAGCCTCGCCGCGACCGAGCGGTGGTCCGCCATTCTCACCATCACCGTGCAGCCGCCGCGCGATCCCGAGCGCCTGCGGAAGAATCCGCTCGGTGTCTACGTCAACGCCATCAACTGGTCGAAGGAGCTAGGCCAATGA
- a CDS encoding type II toxin-antitoxin system Phd/YefM family antitoxin, translating into MAPFSVHDAKTNLSKLIAAALDGRDVVIARGGRPVVRLVPVAPIGKRRFGALKGKIALDHRFNDPLPDDE; encoded by the coding sequence ATGGCTCCGTTCTCTGTCCACGATGCAAAGACCAACCTATCCAAACTCATCGCCGCCGCGCTCGATGGCCGTGACGTCGTGATCGCACGCGGGGGCCGGCCTGTCGTGCGCCTCGTTCCCGTTGCTCCAATAGGCAAACGTCGATTTGGAGCGCTAAAGGGCAAGATCGCATTGGATCACCGTTTCAACGACCCTTTGCCTGACGACGAGTAG
- the trbG gene encoding P-type conjugative transfer protein TrbG, whose product MSAFPPRQRSSRITVLSALLISVSTLSACASTSAKIPAIRYDDAPAIAAVEMAAPLMPVEIVTVPEPLPLPGQLKPAEEGVVRPEPSDPSARVNQANAAARMQPVRDGFINAIQVYPWSDGALYQVYAAPGQVTDIALQEGEQLVGPGPVAAGDTVRWIIGDTVSGSGASARVHILVKPTRSDLSTNLVINTNRRTYHLELRATPSTYMASVSWTYPQDRLIALRTQNSVAAASAPIASGVEIARLNFRYRIDGDNAPWRPVRAFDDGRQVFIEFPAGVAQGEMPPLFVIGPEGGGELVNYRVADRHIVVDRLFAAAELRLGGERQQVVRIMRDDVPRQRRSRR is encoded by the coding sequence ATGTCCGCATTCCCTCCGCGTCAGCGGTCATCGCGTATCACCGTGCTTTCGGCCTTGCTGATTTCCGTATCCACGCTGTCCGCCTGCGCCAGCACGTCGGCAAAGATCCCCGCGATACGCTATGACGACGCGCCCGCCATTGCCGCCGTTGAAATGGCCGCACCGCTCATGCCGGTTGAGATCGTCACCGTCCCCGAACCGCTCCCCTTACCGGGTCAGTTGAAGCCTGCGGAAGAGGGCGTAGTTCGGCCGGAGCCGTCCGACCCTTCGGCGCGCGTCAATCAGGCCAATGCCGCCGCACGGATGCAACCGGTGCGCGATGGTTTCATCAACGCCATTCAGGTCTACCCCTGGTCCGACGGCGCGCTTTATCAGGTCTATGCCGCGCCCGGACAGGTGACCGACATCGCCTTGCAGGAAGGCGAGCAGCTCGTCGGGCCCGGTCCCGTCGCAGCGGGCGACACGGTCCGATGGATCATCGGCGACACAGTGAGCGGGTCCGGCGCGTCGGCACGCGTCCACATTCTCGTAAAACCGACACGGTCCGATCTTTCCACCAATCTCGTCATCAATACGAACCGGCGGACCTATCATCTTGAACTGCGCGCCACGCCATCGACCTATATGGCGTCGGTCTCCTGGACCTATCCGCAGGACCGTCTGATCGCGCTGCGCACACAGAATAGCGTCGCGGCGGCATCGGCGCCGATTGCATCGGGTGTCGAGATTGCCCGGCTGAACTTCCGTTACCGGATCGACGGCGACAACGCGCCCTGGCGCCCCGTTCGCGCCTTCGATGACGGACGACAGGTCTTTATCGAATTCCCCGCCGGCGTCGCCCAGGGGGAAATGCCGCCTCTGTTCGTCATCGGTCCCGAAGGCGGCGGCGAACTGGTCAACTATCGGGTCGCGGATCGCCATATCGTCGTCGATCGTCTGTTCGCCGCGGCCGAACTGCGGCTGGGCGGCGAGCGCCAGCAGGTCGTCCGCATTATGCGCGATGACGTTCCTCGCCAGCGCAGGAGCCGGCGATGA
- a CDS encoding type II toxin-antitoxin system VapC family toxin, whose product MKRLLYTHALIWWLAGDEALSPAAREAIADDVNSVAVSATSAMEVATKFRIGKLADAALLAQEFETIIASQGFTELPISVHHARLAGEMKIAHKDLFDRFLIAQAQSEDMILASNEALFDSFAAKRLW is encoded by the coding sequence GTGAAACGTCTCCTCTATACCCATGCTCTAATCTGGTGGCTTGCGGGGGACGAAGCTCTCAGCCCGGCGGCGCGGGAGGCCATTGCCGATGATGTGAACAGCGTTGCCGTGAGCGCGACTTCGGCAATGGAAGTCGCAACGAAGTTTCGGATCGGGAAGTTGGCCGACGCGGCGCTTCTGGCGCAAGAGTTCGAGACGATCATCGCATCGCAGGGATTTACCGAACTGCCGATTTCCGTTCACCATGCCAGGCTTGCGGGTGAGATGAAGATTGCCCACAAAGATCTTTTTGATCGGTTTCTGATCGCCCAGGCTCAATCGGAGGACATGATCCTCGCGTCGAACGAAGCGTTGTTCGACAGCTTCGCTGCAAAGCGACTCTGGTAG
- the trbK-alt gene encoding putative entry exclusion protein TrbK-alt → MSRSARIAGVALAGGLLMATAIAIAVDERKPAAPLPSPTDLAPYDPLRDELARCRTLTMPDSGCDAAWEEHRRRFLGREGDRHE, encoded by the coding sequence ATGAGCCGCAGCGCCAGGATCGCCGGAGTCGCGCTTGCCGGAGGCCTGTTGATGGCGACCGCTATCGCCATAGCGGTGGACGAGCGCAAACCTGCCGCGCCTCTGCCATCGCCCACAGATCTCGCGCCGTACGATCCCTTGCGCGACGAGCTTGCCCGTTGCCGCACGCTCACCATGCCGGATTCCGGCTGTGACGCGGCCTGGGAGGAGCACCGCCGCCGTTTCCTCGGACGCGAGGGTGACCGCCATGAATGA
- the trbJ gene encoding P-type conjugative transfer protein TrbJ, with the protein MTRHKLRRSIIVGIAMLGLTAVPEPASAQLGFGGIVYDPTNYAQNVLTAARSLQQINNQIQQIQQQATSLINEARNLASLPFSSLGELQAQIQQTRQLLSEAQRIAYDVKTIEDAFTARYRNVDMSASDATLIANARERWRDSVGSFEDALRVQAGVVGNIEGSQTAMADIVGASQSATGALQAAQAGNQLLALQSRQIADLTALLAAQGRAQALESARNAATEEQGREHFRRFMRRSGQ; encoded by the coding sequence ATGACACGTCATAAACTGCGCCGCAGCATCATCGTCGGCATCGCGATGCTGGGTCTAACAGCCGTCCCAGAGCCTGCCAGCGCGCAGCTCGGCTTCGGCGGGATCGTCTATGACCCGACCAACTATGCGCAGAATGTGCTGACCGCGGCGCGCTCGCTCCAGCAGATCAACAATCAGATACAGCAGATCCAGCAGCAGGCGACGTCGCTCATCAACGAGGCCCGCAACCTCGCTTCGCTGCCGTTCAGCAGCCTGGGCGAGCTTCAGGCGCAGATTCAGCAGACCCGCCAGTTGCTGAGCGAGGCGCAGCGCATCGCCTATGATGTGAAGACGATCGAGGACGCCTTTACCGCGCGCTATCGTAATGTCGATATGAGCGCGTCCGACGCGACCCTGATCGCCAATGCCCGCGAGCGCTGGCGGGACAGTGTCGGCAGCTTCGAGGATGCGCTCCGCGTCCAGGCCGGCGTCGTCGGCAATATCGAAGGCTCGCAGACGGCGATGGCGGACATCGTCGGCGCCAGCCAGTCGGCGACCGGCGCGCTTCAGGCGGCCCAGGCCGGCAACCAGCTTCTTGCCCTGCAATCGCGTCAGATCGCCGATCTCACCGCGCTTCTCGCCGCGCAGGGCCGCGCCCAGGCGCTCGAATCCGCGCGCAACGCCGCCACCGAAGAGCAGGGCCGCGAGCATTTTCGCCGTTTCATGCGCCGCAGCGGCCAGTGA